The Mangrovibacillus cuniculi sequence CTGAGACCCCACAGGAGCGTACGCAAAGTGAGGCCGTGTCCAGCTGCAGGTGCGCAACCGCTCTGAAAAGTCCAAAAGCCCTCCGGTGCCTGAAGAGCTGCCTCCTCGGTCTTCCAAACTTTTCTGCCGCGGCTGAACGCGCGCCTTTCGCTTTTCGTAGTGGAAAGCGTCCCCCTGCAGCGGAAATCCCTGTGCAGTCACTTTTGGGTTTTGTCCAAGCCTCTTTCATTCCTTACTTTTCAGATGGGAACTTAGCTTCCACACGGTATATTCTATATCCTTGCGAAGAGAACTTCTCTTCGTATTCAGTCATGATATTACCTTCTATGTCACTTTTATGAAGGTCCAAACTTAACCAATTTAAACTTAAACCATACCACGAAAAACTTTTTAACGAGTATTCAAAGAGCCCTTGATTATCTGTCTTAAAATGAAGTTCCCCACCATCAACCAACACTTGCTTATATAAATCTAAAAAAGATTTATGTGTTAAACGACGCTTTTCATGTCTAGTTTTTGGCCAAGGATCAGAAAAATTCAAGTAAACTCTGCCAATTTCTCCATCTGCAAAGAAATTAGTCAGTTCTCTTGCATCAATATTAATTAATTTAAAATTAGGAATGTCTTCATCAATAACTTTTTGTACTGCACTAACAATGACACTCT is a genomic window containing:
- the trmB gene encoding tRNA (guanosine(46)-N7)-methyltransferase TrmB; the protein is MRLRHKPWASDFLQEHNSIAISNPFDYKGKWKELFGNDHPIHIEVGTGKGQFLAGMAKANPEVNYIGIEMYESVIVSAVQKVIDEDIPNFKLINIDARELTNFFADGEIGRVYLNFSDPWPKTRHEKRRLTHKSFLDLYKQVLVDGGELHFKTDNQGLFEYSLKSFSWYGLSLNWLSLDLHKSDIEGNIMTEYEEKFSSQGYRIYRVEAKFPSEK